Proteins encoded in a region of the Streptomyces sp. NBC_01471 genome:
- a CDS encoding VOC family protein encodes MPGPASQPGADSASRPFPVELNHTIVPARDNRESAEFLATVLGLRAGETWGPFVPVELSNGVTLDFASVPTGAPLPLQHYAFLVPEEAFDGIFARMRATGTDYYADPHKKEPGAINHLHGGRGVYFMDPSGHAMEVITQPYGNAG; translated from the coding sequence GTGCCCGGACCAGCATCACAGCCCGGGGCCGATTCGGCATCCCGGCCCTTCCCCGTCGAGCTGAACCACACCATCGTCCCGGCCCGGGACAACCGGGAGTCCGCCGAGTTCCTGGCAACCGTGCTCGGTCTGCGGGCCGGGGAGACGTGGGGCCCCTTCGTCCCGGTGGAGCTGAGCAACGGCGTGACCCTGGACTTCGCGTCCGTACCGACCGGGGCGCCGCTCCCCCTGCAGCACTACGCCTTCCTCGTCCCCGAGGAGGCCTTCGACGGGATCTTCGCCAGAATGCGGGCCACCGGTACGGACTACTACGCCGACCCGCACAAGAAGGAGCCCGGCGCGATCAACCACCTGCACGGCGGCCGGGGCGTCTACTTCATGGATCCGTCGGGGCATGCCATGGAAGTGATCACCCAGCCGTACGGCAACGCGGGCTGA